A single Xylanimonas cellulosilytica DSM 15894 DNA region contains:
- a CDS encoding vitamin K epoxide reductase family protein has protein sequence MTSARVPDGTDLVDERPQGFFHSRRWLFGEMLVGALISLVAAFVLSSEAVTLAANPDATFACDLGTVFSCSQVALSWQASLFGFPNAFLGIAAEPVVITIAVLGLSGMRFPRWFMISAQTMYLFGFVFAYWLFFEAVFTIGALCVWCLTVQLATTVVFFSMLHLNILDDNLRWPPRVQRVAMSVVRSGGLGYLLAAWLIATIAVVLLKYGAALLG, from the coding sequence GTGACCAGCGCACGCGTCCCGGACGGCACCGACCTCGTCGACGAGCGCCCTCAGGGGTTCTTCCACTCCCGCCGGTGGCTCTTCGGCGAGATGCTCGTGGGCGCGCTCATCTCGCTGGTCGCGGCGTTCGTGCTCTCGAGCGAGGCGGTCACTCTCGCCGCGAACCCCGACGCCACCTTCGCGTGCGACCTCGGCACCGTGTTCTCGTGCTCCCAGGTGGCCCTGTCGTGGCAGGCGTCGCTGTTCGGGTTCCCCAACGCGTTCCTGGGCATCGCCGCCGAGCCGGTGGTCATCACCATCGCGGTGCTCGGCCTGAGCGGGATGCGATTCCCCCGCTGGTTCATGATCTCCGCGCAGACGATGTACCTGTTCGGGTTCGTGTTCGCCTACTGGCTGTTCTTCGAGGCCGTCTTCACCATCGGCGCCCTGTGCGTCTGGTGCCTGACCGTGCAGCTCGCGACCACCGTCGTGTTCTTCTCGATGCTGCACCTCAACATCCTCGACGACAACCTCCGCTGGCCACCGCGCGTACAGCGCGTCGCCATGTCGGTGGTGCGCAGCGGCGGCCTGGGCTACCTCCTCGCGGCGTGGCTGATCGCGACGATCGCCGTCGTCCTCCTCAAGTACGGCGCCGCTCTGCTCGGCTGA